The genomic region TCGTGCAAATAATCTCTCGCCACTGAAAGGCTCATGGCATAGATTGCGCCTTTACTCATGGAGTATGCAAATCGGTCTGCAATGCCAACAACCGAAGCAATGGACGCTAAGTTCAAAATCGCACCGCCTCCATTCGCTTTCATCACAGGAATGACAGCGTATAAAGCGTTATACGCTCCTTTCACATTGACCTGGTATATGCGGTCAAAATCTGCTTCCGAGCAATGCTCCACATTGCCAACATGTGCAATACCAGCATTGTTAACCAATATATCGACCTTGCCAATATTCGCTACGGCAGCCACAACCTCTTGTTGACCGCTAACATTTACCGTATGCAACTCGCAAGCGCCTCCAGCCTGCTTAATGACGCTAGCAGTCTCCGCAGCACCATCTGGATTCAAGTCTAAAATATGAACCTTCGCCCCTTCAGCAGCAAAAAGTTCCGAAATAGCGCGACCAATACCTGACCCACCTCCTGTGATTATCGCGACTTTACCAGCTAACTTAGCCATATGATTGTACTT from Sphingobacterium sp. BN32 harbors:
- a CDS encoding SDR family NAD(P)-dependent oxidoreductase, yielding MAKLAGKVAIITGGGSGIGRAISELFAAEGAKVHILDLNPDGAAETASVIKQAGGACELHTVNVSGQQEVVAAVANIGKVDILVNNAGIAHVGNVEHCSEADFDRIYQVNVKGAYNALYAVIPVMKANGGGAILNLASIASVVGIADRFAYSMSKGAIYAMSLSVARDYLHDHIRSNSISPARVHTPFVDGFIAKNYPGQEEEMFEKLSKSQPIGRMAKPAEIAKLALFLCSDDAGFITGNDYPIDGGFIKLNN